GGAGATCGTGGTGGTGTGCATGATGCCCGCGTGGCCCCCTGCTGGGGGCCAGAGCTCCTGATCAGATGGCTGCGAGGAGGAGCTGATCCATCCGGGCGCGGACTCGGGGGTCGTGCTGCCGGAGGAGCGTGCGGGTCTGCTCCGCGCGGGTGTGGTCGGGCAGGACCAGCGTGACCATCCGTACGTCCCGCTCGGCGCGGTACTCGACGATCACGAGCGGGCAGCCGTCCACCGCGCCGGGCGTGAGCGTGTCGCCCTGGATGGCGTACACCTGCGCGGGGCGGGTGGGGAGCTGCTCGGTGACGGTCAGGCCGTACCGCAGGCGCAGCGGGGGGCGCTGGACAGTCCGGACAGCGGGTGCGGGGCGCGGGGTGGGCATGGTCTCCCCCACCGGGTCTGCTGCCGCGACGGCCGGAACAGGCTGGATCTCCGGCACCGGGGCGAGCTCGATGGGGACCGCAGGCTGAGCCGGTGTCTGGGGCGCGACTTCAGCGCTCAGGATGCGCTCCTGAAGTTCGGCGCGCAGGCGGGTGAGGCCTTCCGCGCCGTACGCGCCTTCCACGCGGGTGGGCTGCACGTGCCGGGCCCTGGCAAGGTCCACGTGCGCGATGACGTCCACGTTCCCGCCCACGTCCGTGACCCGGATGCCCGTGTCTGCGCCGCGCAGGTCCCGGACGGTCACGGGGTTGCCCTGGTGCTCGAACGTCAGCCCGGCGTGGATGGGCAGGCCCTCCACCCACAGGATCGGCTGCTGAAGGCGGGTGAGCGCGGCCATGGGGTTCGCCACGGCGCGCAGGGCCTGCACCTGACCGTGCAGGCCGCGCAGGGCGGTCACCAGGCGATTGATCCCGGCGACGTCCTGCGTGCTCGGGCCGTGCTCGCGGCTGCGGGCGGTCCGGTCGCGCTTCTCCAGCAGGCTGAGCGCTTCGAGGTACTCGCGGATGACCGTGAGGTCTGCCAGCAGGCTCGCGGCGTGACTCTCCGCCTGCCGGGCCTCCCGCTTGGCGCGGATGGCGTGGCGGGTGGCGTCCGGGTTGCGGCTGAGCATGACGGCCAGTTCCTCGCCGTCGAAGCCCACGTCGGTGTTCTCGCAGCTGGTGAGGGTGGGGTCGAACACCTGCTGCGCCCAGCCCTTCTTGCCCATCATGTTCTGGAAGCGGATGACGTCGAAGCTGCCCCGGGCGAAGTACACGTGGTTGCGGATCTCCTTCACCCAGGTGCCCTGGCGGCGGCCGCGTCCGATGCGCTGCACGAACGCCATGTGGTGGTGCGGGTAGTCCAGATGGTGGAGGTCGGTGGCACCCTGGTAATTGCCGCCCTGTTCGATCACGCTGCTGCCGATCACGCAGGTCAGGACGCCACGGCGGAACCGGCGTTCGACCGTCAGGCGTTCCCCGCCCTGGTGCGTGCTCGCGGTGATGATCTCGATTTCACCGGCGGGGTACCCGGCCGCGATGAGCTGGTCGCGCAGGGCCGTGTACGTCATGCCGCCTTCGCCGCCGGTGTACATGAACACGACATTCCGGCCCCCCTGGGCGCGCGCGGCCAGGCAGGCCTCGACACACGCCGCGAAACGGGCATTCGGGGCCTGGACGTTCATCAGCGGGGGGTGCAGGGTGAGCTTGCTCAGGCGGGAGAAGATCGAGAACAGGTGCTTCTCCCCGTCACTCTCAGCCTCGCTGATGGTGGCCTGCTCCGCGTCGTACTCGTCCTGCACGACCGGGTGCAGGTCGAACAGGTGCTCGACGGTGGTCAGGGGCGGCAGGGGCATGCCCACCCGGTCGTGCATCTGGCAGGTGTCCTCCGTCTCCCGGATGACGTGCTGGCCGATGATGGCGCGCAACTCATCGAGGTTCCGGAAGCCTACGACGCACGAGCGGAACTCCACGTCACCTTCCGGGAGGGTGATCAGGCGGGGTTCGATCACGCAGAAGCGGGCGGTGAAGGCCTGCACGTTCGTGATGCCGTACGCGGGCAGCGCGTCGGTCACGAGGGAGAGCATGTTCCAGATCTCCAGCGGGCTGTTGGTGAACCACGTGGCGCTCAGGGCAACCGTGCACCCGCCACGCTCGCGGATGAAGCGGGCCTTATGGTTGCCGTCCAGCGCGCGGTTACTCTCCCCTCCTCCACCCAGGAATTTGGGGCTGGAGTCGCCGTACACGGCGGGCGCGGCGTACGTGTTCTTCAGGGCGTGCGCCTCATCCCACAGGACCGCGTCGATGCCGAGCGCTTCGAAGGGCACGTCGGTGCTCGTGGCGACCTTCACGCGCCCCAGGTGCCGCTGCGTGAACTTCTCGCCGGCCGCGAGCGCGCGGTGCCCACCCATCTTCCGGTGCCGCTCGTCGAACGTGGTTGTGGTGGCCAGTGCGCTCATCAGCGTCTCGTCGCTCTGTACGTACTTCTTGCGGGTCTCTTCGAGCATGGGGATCATCTCGAAGGCCTCGTACGTCATGATCACGAGGTCCGGGGGGCTGGTGAGCAGCGCGGCGATCTTCGCGCGGCGGCGGTCTCCGGTGTCCGTCAGGACCCTGGGTTCGCCGTCCTCGTCCAGCGCGACGCTGCCGTCCGGCGCACGGACGGGTTCCCCGCCGATCACGCTGATCCGCAACCCCGGGAGGGCCGTGGCGGCGTTCATGACCCAGTCCCCCAGGCGGGAGAGCGGCACGACCACCGCGGGCAGGCGGGCGCGGCCAGACTGGAGAAGCAGTTCAGCCAGCATCAGCGCGGTCAACGTCTTCCCAAGCCCAACTGAAAAGTCCAGGATGACGCCGTCCATACGCGCGGCGGCGCGGACGTGTCCGGCCTGGAAGGGATGCGCGAGCGGCCCCTGGTACCGGGGGAGCGTCAGGGGGCGCAGGTCGGGCGTGGCGGTCAGCAGGCCGTACCGGTGCTCGTTCAGGGTGAGTTCCACCGTGCCCACGTGCTCACTGCCGAGCAGCCACGTGCGGAAGTGCGCGGCGAGCTGCCGTTCGAACTGCACCGCGCGGGCCTGATGCGCGTGGCGTTCGGCCGTGATCTGCTCGGGCGTCTTCACGTCCTGGTTCACGACCGGTTCGACCGGCGTGCGGAAGTTCAGGTACGCCTCCAGTTCCCGCACGCGCCCAGGACTGATGGCCTGCCGCTCCTTCAGGGCGAGCTCGTCGTCCAGGGCGTTGCGCAGGCGCAGGGTGACACCGTGTTCACCGCGCGTCGCCTGGATGAGGTTCACTGGCGCACCGTCGGCGTCCCACGAGTTGCGCTTGACGGCCACGCAGGTCCCGAGGTTGGCGTTCACCCAGTCGGCCAGGACGTGCTCGGGGATCAGGGGGTCCCGCGCCTCGAGCGTCATGTCTGTGATGTCCACCCAGAGGGCGCGTTCCCGGCAGGTCTGCGCCTGCTGCAGGAGGGCCTGGCGCTCGGTGCCGGTGTGATCGGCGGCCAGGGTCTCGGCGAGGCGGGCCTTCTCGTGGGCGCGGCCCCGGTAGTACGTGCTGGCCGCCTCCCAGGTGTGCCCGGTGAAGGCGTACTGGGCGAGCAGGTGCGCGGCGGCGTCCCCATCCGTGACCTGAGCGTACCGGGCGAGGCTCGTGATGGTGAGCAGGCCGTACGCTTCGAGCTGCTGGGCGACCTCGCCGATCGTGCCGGGCGTGATGGGGGGCTCCCGGTCGGTGAGTTCGGTCAGGAGGGCCGGGACGTCCCCGTTCGCTTCGACGAGCGCGTGCAGGGCGGGCGCTGATTTCGCGGCGCGGCGCAGCAGGGTCAGGTCGTACGCGCCGTGCGTGCTCAGGTGGGTGTCGTGCAGGCGTAGGGCGGTGTCGCGCGCGGCGTGCTGCTGGCCACTGCGGGCCGCCGTGATGGCCTGGGCGACGGTTAGGGCGCTGAGTACGGCGGGGTTGCTCAGGTGCGAGCCGTACTGCCAGCGGCCGCCCTGGAAGCGGTACGTGCCGCACGCACTGGTCTCTCCGTCCGTGATGGGGTGCGCCTGGGGGCGGGCCTGCCGGGCACGGGCTTCGACGTCTGTGCCGAGCAGGGTCTGGATGGCCGCGAGCGCACCGGGCAGCGTGAGGATGTCGTTCACGCGCGCACTGGCCTGCTTGGTGAGGGTCTCCAGGTCCACGCGCAGCCCACCGGGGTACACGGGGTCGCCGAAGCGACCGTCCGCAATCTTGGCCTGGTGGCGGGGCGTGCCGAGGGGTTCCCCGGCGTACTGGAGCTTCCACTCGGTCCCGCTGCGGTAGAAGACGCCTTCCCCGTTCACGATCTGGCGGAGGTACCCGCTGTGCGTCAGGCGCTGCTCGCGCAGCTGGGCCTGCTCCTCATGCGTGAGGGCGTTCAGTGCTTCGGCCACGCCGGCATCGTGGCGGCGCAGCACCAGCAGGACGGTAGTGACGCCCGCCCCAGCCGCCCGGAAGGCCCCCTCGGGCACGGCGGACAGCATCAGGGGGTGCGCGAGGTCGATCAGCGCCTCGCGGTGCGGGCGGTCGCTGTCCACGCGGAACATGCTCTCGGGCACGACAACGGTCATCAGGCCGCCGGGGGTGACGCGGCGCAGGCCTTCGAGGACGAAGTACCAGTGCGCCTGCCGGAGGTCGGGGCGGTGCAATCTCGCCTGGGCGCCGCGTGTGCCGAAGGGCGGGTTGCCGATCACGAGATCGAACGGGGCGTCCTCGCTCTGCGTGGTGTACGTCTCAAAGGAGGCGTTCCAGACGGTCACGTGAGGGTGCAGAGCCTGCGCGACAGCGGCGCTGGTCTCGTCGAGTTCCACGCCGACCACGTCACTGAACTTGGGGGCGCGCGCGAGGAAGGCGCCGCCACCGCAGCTGAATTCGAGGATGCGGCGGGTGCTGCCGAGCGCCTGGCTGAGGTCGTACGCGACCTGCACGAGTTCGCCGGGGGTGTAGAAGGCGCTGGTGCTGGCGCTGTGCTCGCCGAGGCCACCTTCACCACTCCAGGCGCGCAGAGCGGCGTGATCGGCCGGGGTGACGCCGCGGGCGAGGATGTCGCGGACGGCCTGGTTGGCCTTCAGGCGAGCGTCCGTGCTGACGATGGGCAGAGCCTCTACGCCGTAGGGTTCGGCGCTGGAGGCGGGAGCGTACGTCGGCGCGGAGCGCATCCGGAATGCGTCGAGGGCTGGATCCACTGTGATCACAGCGGGGGCGGCCTGAGTGGGGTGTGCGGCGCCCTTGCTCTTGACCTTGCCCTGGCTGGCCTTGCGGGCAGGCTGGGCTGCGGGCGTGACGGCATCAAACAGACTGATCAGTGACATGTGCCCGACTGGGCCCGTGACCTGGTCACGGGCCATAGCTTCCTTACAACAGGGTTGACGCGCATCAACCCCGGGTATGGAGCTGGGTTGACGCGCATCAACCCCGGGGTATGAAGCTGGGTTGACGCGCATCAACCCCGGGGTACGAAGCTGGGTTGACGCGCATCAACCCCGGGGTACGAAGCTGGGTTGACGCGCATCAACCCCGGGGTACGAAGCTGGGTTGACGCGCATCAACCCCGGGGTACGAAGCTGGGTTGACGCGCATCAACCCCGGGGTACGAAGCTGGGTTGACGCGCATCAACCCTGGGATGCAAGAGCGAACCGGAAAAGGCTAATAGCTTGAGAGGAGGCGATATCGCCTCCTCTTGTTCATCTCGGCAAGGCCTGGCTCAGGATGGCGCGAACGCCTCCTCAAGCTGGCGAAGCAGGTCGTGCACGTGAGCCTGCTGCGCGGTGGTGAGCGCATTGAGTCGGGCGGGTTTCAGATGCCGGGTGACACGGAGAGCAGCGTCATAGACCTCAGGGCGTTCTTGTGCACCCTTGAGGACTTCGTTCACACGGTCCTTCGCGGTTCGGGTGCTCCAGGCACCATCGACGGCCTGCTGAAGGAGGGTGGACCGCTCCGGGCGTTCTCCTAGCCGCACAAGTTCCAGCGCGACAGTGGGCGCCACCGTCCGGCCGTACACCGCACGAATCTCTGCCGGGCGCAACCGCAGCACGCGGGCGTACTTGGTGTTGAAGGTAGAGAGACTGGCACTGGTAAGGACTTTAAGTTTATCCTGCAGGTCGTGGGGATCCTCGCCCGTCTTCAGGACGCGGCTCATCAAGCCAGGGAGGGCATCCATTTCGACATTCAGTTGGGCGGCGAGCGTCCGGAACACACCGCGCACCACCTCGAACTGATCGAGTTCCTCACGCTGCGTGTTCTCCAACGTGGACAGCGCGTCAAGCTGATCATCCCGGAAGCTGTAGACGCTCGCAAGGACGACGGTGTCACCGAGTAGACGGCGGCTGTGGTACCGCCGCCACCCAGCGACCAGTTGGTAGCGGTAGGGACCAGTGCGGTCAGGGTGGGGGCGCAGCAGGACTGGTTGTAGTTGGCCGTATTCCTGGATGGCCGCCATCAGGCCTGCGAGATCCGCCTCGCCGTATGGGTCATTCCCAAGGCTGCCTCGAGGGTTCCAGTCGCCCGTGATGTCGATCTCGCTGAGCGAGATCTCGTGCACGCCTGAGGCGTAAGCTGCCTTCACCACCTGATTCAGTTCGTCGTTTGACGCCTGCGCACGGATCTGCTGGTCGTGCAGGGAGAGACCACCTGGCCGGCCACGCCGACCACTCATGGGGCCACCAGCTGAGCCTGGCGGGCGGCAGCATGCACGACCGCGTCCGTGACGGCATTGATCTCCTGCACGGCCGGACTCTTGGGTCGGTACACCGCGACGGGCTGCATCGCGTTGGGCGCATCCTTGTAGATGCCGGGGCGGAAGGCGATGGGCGGCGCGGTGGGGCCGAGATCGGCATACACCTGCGTCAGGGCGTCGTATACCTCGGCGTCGTGGAGAAGATTTTTGTTGTAGCCAGTGACGACGAACAGACCGAAGTTCAGGCCCGGGTTGATGGCACGGGCCTGCCGAATGACCCGGCTGACGTTGTCGATGTTGTCCAGGCCCTTTGAGCCGGTGACAGGCATGATCATCAGATCGCTTGCGGCAATGCAGGCCAGGACGAGAGCGTTGTCCGCGGGGGGTGTGTCAATCAGGACGTAGTCGTAGCGGTGACTGAGGGCTTGAATGGCGCGGCGCAGTCGGCCCTGTTCTTCGGGGAGCTGTCCACTCAGGTAGAGTTCGGCGCCTTTGAGGTGGCGGTTCGAGGGGATGACGTCCATGTCGAAGGCTGGGATCGGTTGAGGGAGGGTGTCGGCGGTCTCGTCGAGCACCTGGCGGATGGTGGCCTGGACGCTCAGGGCTGTAGGGACCGAGCCGTCTTCAGGGGTTTGGAAGAGGCCGAGCCACCGCGTGAGGCTGGCCTGGGGGTCTGCGTCAATGAGGAGAACCCGGTGACCGCGAGTGGCGAGTGCGTAGCCCAGGTCGCGGGTGAGGCTGGTCTTGCCGCTGCCGCCAGCTTGGTTGTAGGTGGCGAGGACAGTCATGGTGGGGCGCATGGGGGTCTCCTTGGGTACGGTCGTGAGGGGAACGATGCGGGCTACGTCGGTGGCGTAGTGCCTCAGGGTGAACTCCTGCCCACGCTGCACCGCGCTCAGGACGGCGGGCAGTTGCTGGCGGAGTTGAGAGGTGAGCACCACGCCCTCCGGTCGCTGATCTGGGGTCCGCTTCTTTCGGGGCACGAGAGTAAGGTACAAATGTTGAACACTTTTTACAAGGTGCCCCGTGCATGCCTCAGAACAGCCGCTCAGTGCCGGGCTTCATCTCGCCCCACCGCGGGGCGGGGCGACGCCGCTCCCGCCAGTGCGCCACGCGCGCCGGGTCCAGCGTCATGGCCCGCAGGTCCGCCGCGCCCAGCAGCTTCTCATCCGCCGCGCCCCGCAGCCACGACCCGATCTCCCGCGCGCCCCGCTCCACGCCTCGGAAGCCCACGTACGTGCCGTCCACGCTGTCGCAATGGCAGAAACTCAGGTGCCGGACGCGCCGCGCGCTGTTCACGCGGCCCACGTGGGTTCGCAGGCCCTCGGCGTTCGCCCGTTCCAGGAGCGCTGCCCCCACCGCCTCCCGCCAGGGGTCACTGCCGCCCAGGAAGGCCACGTCGCAGGGCGGCAACTCCAGTTCCTCTGCACCGTCTTGCAGGCAGTACGCGAGGGGGAACCCCAGCTCGGCGAGTTCCGGCGCGGCCGCGTGGAATGCCGCGAGGGTGCTGCGTCCGCAACCGGGGACATCGGGGACCACCACGAACTGGCAGCGGGCGATCAACTCCGGGTCGTGCACGCGCCGCAGGTGCTCGACGAACTCGTCATAGTGGAAGCCGTGCTTGCTCAGGGCGTCGCAGTCCGACGCCCAGGGGCGCTGGGACGTCAGTATGCTGCCCAGTCCACCCACGCGCGGTCCGGTCATCACCCCAATGTCCGGGTGGGCGTCCAGGTCGTCCAAGTCACTGCTCGTGCTCGCGAAATACAACATGCGCGCTGGCGGGGCCGGGCCGCATCGCGGACAGGCCATCACTGACGTTCTCGAAGGGAAATTTGGCCGCACCTGCGGCCACTTCCTTGAGTTACACGTGCTGGATCACCAGCGGGGTGGGATGGTTCGTGTGGAGCGGCGCTCCAGCAGCGCTGCCGTGACGGCCTGGAGCGCGCGCGCGTGACTGAGCGCACTGGCCGGGTCAATCTGCGGCGTCTCGACCGTGTACCCCATGCCGGGCAGGCTCGGCAGGTACCGCGCGTACGGATTCAGTGTCCGGTCCTGCTCGTCCACGATCGCCTGGAGGTCCAGTGGCGTCAGGGGCGGTGTACCCAGTGGAAGGCTGGCGGCCACGGCCGCCGTGATGAAGCGCCCGGTCCACGCGATCAGGGTGACTGGACCGGCTGACCGCAGGGCCTCCAGCATTTGCGGGTACACCTGGGTGAAGGGTGGCTCGCTCGCGAGGTCCAGGGTCGTGAGGCCATGCCGCCGGTACGCACCTCCCTCGATGGGCCCGAGTGGCTGGGCGCGCCAGACGTGCTCGGCACCCGGGGTGATCAGGGCCAGTTCGATGACCTCGCCGGGTAGGCCGGTGGTGAGGACACCCACGAACGCGAGGGGCGCGCCGGGGAACACGCCATGGGTGTGGAGGGCGTCCGCGTAGAGGGTCATGCGCTGGGCGGCCTGCTCTTCGAAGGTCTTCGGGATCTCGATCATGGGGGTCTCCTGGTGGAAGGTCGTTCCATGCAGGACGTGGCCGCACGCGGTTCGCGTGCGGCCTGTGGTGGGATCATCGGTGGGGGAGGCGCGGCTGGTGCGGGCTGGGCCGGTGGGGGAGACTGCGGGGGGCACGGTGCGGGGCGCTCTCGCGGCGGAGTCGGGTGGGGTGCATGACCCTGACCTGGCCTCCGCCAGGAGGCCACGCCTAGAGAGGCGGCAGGCCGAGCAGATCGCGCAGGTTCAGGTTCAGTTTCGGGACGGCCTCGTCGTACGTCTCCCGGGCGAGTCGCTCGGCTTCCTCCATGCTGGTCGCTTCCCCGGTCGCGGTGCCGTTGTGGAAGACCGCGCCCCGGCGGACCAGGCCGCGCAGGGTGTGGCGGTGCAGGGCGCGCTCCACGCGCTCACCCTGGATGGCCACCCGGTACGCGTCAGCCCGTTCCGTGTCCTGCACGGTGGTCAGGACTTCCAGCCCGAGTTTCTCCACCTCGGCGGCGGTGCTGGGGACCATCCAGACGCGCTGCGCGGGGTACATGGCGCGCAAGGCGTCGACGATCGCCTCGCCGATCGGCCAGCGGTACGCGGCACACACGGGTCCATCCTTGCTGGTCATCACCTTGATCATGCTCAATGAAGAGCAACACGCCCCCCACCGTGTCAAGTGGGGGGCGTGGGAGCGGAGTTGAGACTCGCTTCAGGAGCGGGCCATCAGGGGCCAGCCTGCGTAATCCTGCGTGACGCCGAGCAGGGGGGTGAGGCGTGCGGCGTGCTGCACTTCCAGCTGCGCCGGCCAGAGGGCGAGGGAGTCCGGTTCCACGTCCTGGTGCTGCTCAGCGTGCAGCACGTCAGCCAGGGCCAGCACCCCGGCGCGGCCGAGCACGTCGCAGAAGTCCCCCTCCGCGAGGGCGGGGATCTGCCGCACGCGAGGCGCGCCCACACGGAATGCGAGGTCCTGGATGCGGGCCCGCATACGCTCGCCACTCTCGTCCGCGTCGGCGTACACCCATACCTCGCGGTCCAGGCCGTCGAGGAAGGGCGTGGTGTCGGTGCCGGGCAGGCCCTGCACGTCGAAGTCCAACCCCAACTCCCGGATGACTCGCCAGGCCGCGGCTGCGTTGAGTTCACCCTCGATGACCAGGAGGCGGCTGGCCTGTCCGTACCGTGGGTTGCACCAGGCGGGCGTGCCGTGGCCGGGAACCATGACGGAGTACTTGCTGCGCGCCGCGCCGTGCACACGACGCTTGAAGTTCACGACGCGCCCGGTGGGGCCCCGCACGGCGAAGACCAGGTCGTTCCCGAGGGCGGCAACGTCGAGTTCGCTGGGGGGCCACAGGCCGCGCCGGGCGAGGTCTTTCGCGGCCGGATGGTCCTCGTGCAGGGGGGTGAGCCGCCGGCGGAGGGCCTCCGCATCCCGGTGTGTGACCGCGCGCAGGTCCGCCAGTGCCTCCTGCGCGAGTGCGAGGACGTCCACGGGGGGTTTCTCGGTCGCGGTGCTGGGCGTGAAGCCCTGATCGGGCGTGCCCGTGAAGCGGAGGAGTTCCGCCCGGGCGTCCGGGCCGCTGAAGCCGAGGCTGATCAGGAAGGTGTAGGCGGTACCGCTCCCGGCGTTGCGCCCGCGCTTCTTCCACATCCACGTTCCGGCGCGGTTGCGCCAGACGCTGAAGCTGGGGTCGGCTTCCTGCATGCCGGGGCGGGGATCATGGATGGTGCCGCCCTTGGTGCCGAGGCCCCGGGCGGCCGGTGCGCCGCAGTGCGTGGCAATCAGGGCGCGCAGGTCGCAGGCATCGATGGCTGTGGTGAGACTCATACGCCTCCCGTGGCCCAGCCCTCTGGCTGGGCCACTCCTGCCGGGTTCAGCGGAGCAGGGTGCGCAGGAATGTCAGGACGTGTGTGGTGAGCTGAGCCGGATCGCTCATCAGCACGCAGGGGCCGAACGCGCGCTCGTACGCGGCGGCCACGTCCGGCTGCACGTCGAGCAGGATCGGCACGACGAGGCCATCATGCCGCGCGCGCAGCTGGGCGCACTGGGTGTAATCACGCTCCATGAGGGCGCCGTCGCTGAGGATCACGGTGATACTCCGGCCGGGCAGGACGGGGGACCACAGGCCCTGGAGTGTGGGGGCGAGGCGGGTGTTGCCGTACGCCTGCAGGTCCGCCACGGCATTCAGGGCGGCGGTGGGCAGCGTGCCCGTCTGAATGAGCGGCTGCGCATCATCGGCGAACGCAGTGGCCAGGATGGGCGTGCCGCTCTGCTGCGCGGCCAGCGTCAGGATGAACGCCATGCGCCGGGCGTGCGCGAGTCGATCCTGGTAATTCATGCTGCTGCTCACGTCGATCGCGAGCCGCAGGTGCGCCGGACCGGGACGCTTCACGCCGACCTTCAGGTCGAAGGGGCGCTCGCTGCCCGTTTCGTGCCGGTCGTACCGGTAGCGGCCTCGGTCGCGGCTGGGTTGCGTCCGGTCCGGCAGGGCCGGGGGGCACAGGGCTGCGGCGAGGCGGCGGGCCTCACCCTGCACCTGGGCCTGGAGGTGCTCGGCGCGGGGCGTCACCTGCGGATCCACCTCCGGTTTGATCGGGCGGGGCTCCGCACCGTGCAACTGGCCGGGCCCGTCTCCAGCGGCACTCCCCTGGAGGGATGGACCGGGTGTCTGCGGCAGCAGGGCCTGCCCACCTCCATCGAGGAAGAAACGGAACTCCTCGCGTTCGGGCGCCTGCTCGGGGAGATTCAGGATCTGCAGGATGCGCCGGGCGGCGTCGACGACCGCGTCGTACGTGGGGGCGACCCAGGCCTCCTCCACGATCGCCTTCACCTCGGGCCACAGGCCTGCGTCCGCCTGATCGGGCGTGAAGGACCAGATGGGGTGGTGGCAGGTGAAGCGGTGCAGGAGGCAACCACGCAGGACGTCCCCGCCCAGGCCACCCTGCTCGATGGCGTGCGCGGCGTCCACGTCCGCTGCCAGCTGGAACAGCGCCGTGAGGTGCGGGAAGTCCACGGCGGTGAGGCGCTCCATGCGTTCGTCCTCGAGCATGTTCACGAGCTGGCCGTGCAGGCCCGCGGGGAGCAGGCCGGAGTGGTGCGTGTGCCCGGCCTCGTGCGCGATGAGGGATTCGAGGTAGGTCTGCTGGAACTCGTGCAGGTCCGCCGGCAGGCCACGCACGTGGCGGGCGAGGTGCAGGGGCGGGTACGGGTACTCGGGGTTGCACACGACGACGTGATTGACCATGTCGACGTAGGCGGACGGTTCGCTGGGGGTGAGGGTGAGGCGGTAGGTGGGCCGCCAGGAGTAGTACCGCCAGGCGTCCCACGCCCACTTCTGAATGCGGGGGGTCTGCCACCATTTCTGCTGGGTCATGCGTATACCGTGGCCCCCAGCGTCTGGGGGCCAGAACTCCCCACATGAAGAAAGCCCCCCGGAGGGGGCCACCGCCTCACGCGGCCTTGTGAAGCAGGCCCTTGCGGAACTGTTCCTCTAGGCGGGCCTTCAGGGCGTTCACGGCCGCCGGGTCGGGCAGGCCCTCGTCGGTCAACTCGCAGCAGAACGGCGTGACGGTGACGAGCAGCGCCTCGCGCAAGGCGTTGGTCTCGGAGAGGCCCGCCTGGACGAGGTCCTGCACTTCCGCGAGGAAGTTCAGAGTGACACCGGTGTTCATGGGCCGGGCGAGCAGCTGCCCCTGGTCGACCGTCATGCTGCGTGTGGCCACTTCCAGGGCGTACGCGACACGCGCCGTCCCAGGTGTGGCCGCCTTCGCGTAGACCGGCATGATCACCGCCTCGGCAGGGTAGGAAACGAACATGACACGCTGGAAGCGCCGCAGGAGGGCGGGGTCGAGCTCGCCGCTCTGCGTGTACGAGCTGCCGGCGTTCGTGGTG
The Deinococcus sp. JMULE3 genome window above contains:
- a CDS encoding N-6 DNA methylase; translation: MSLISLFDAVTPAAQPARKASQGKVKSKGAAHPTQAAPAVITVDPALDAFRMRSAPTYAPASSAEPYGVEALPIVSTDARLKANQAVRDILARGVTPADHAALRAWSGEGGLGEHSASTSAFYTPGELVQVAYDLSQALGSTRRILEFSCGGGAFLARAPKFSDVVGVELDETSAAVAQALHPHVTVWNASFETYTTQSEDAPFDLVIGNPPFGTRGAQARLHRPDLRQAHWYFVLEGLRRVTPGGLMTVVVPESMFRVDSDRPHREALIDLAHPLMLSAVPEGAFRAAGAGVTTVLLVLRRHDAGVAEALNALTHEEQAQLREQRLTHSGYLRQIVNGEGVFYRSGTEWKLQYAGEPLGTPRHQAKIADGRFGDPVYPGGLRVDLETLTKQASARVNDILTLPGALAAIQTLLGTDVEARARQARPQAHPITDGETSACGTYRFQGGRWQYGSHLSNPAVLSALTVAQAITAARSGQQHAARDTALRLHDTHLSTHGAYDLTLLRRAAKSAPALHALVEANGDVPALLTELTDREPPITPGTIGEVAQQLEAYGLLTITSLARYAQVTDGDAAAHLLAQYAFTGHTWEAASTYYRGRAHEKARLAETLAADHTGTERQALLQQAQTCRERALWVDITDMTLEARDPLIPEHVLADWVNANLGTCVAVKRNSWDADGAPVNLIQATRGEHGVTLRLRNALDDELALKERQAISPGRVRELEAYLNFRTPVEPVVNQDVKTPEQITAERHAHQARAVQFERQLAAHFRTWLLGSEHVGTVELTLNEHRYGLLTATPDLRPLTLPRYQGPLAHPFQAGHVRAAARMDGVILDFSVGLGKTLTALMLAELLLQSGRARLPAVVVPLSRLGDWVMNAATALPGLRISVIGGEPVRAPDGSVALDEDGEPRVLTDTGDRRRAKIAALLTSPPDLVIMTYEAFEMIPMLEETRKKYVQSDETLMSALATTTTFDERHRKMGGHRALAAGEKFTQRHLGRVKVATSTDVPFEALGIDAVLWDEAHALKNTYAAPAVYGDSSPKFLGGGGESNRALDGNHKARFIRERGGCTVALSATWFTNSPLEIWNMLSLVTDALPAYGITNVQAFTARFCVIEPRLITLPEGDVEFRSCVVGFRNLDELRAIIGQHVIRETEDTCQMHDRVGMPLPPLTTVEHLFDLHPVVQDEYDAEQATISEAESDGEKHLFSIFSRLSKLTLHPPLMNVQAPNARFAACVEACLAARAQGGRNVVFMYTGGEGGMTYTALRDQLIAAGYPAGEIEIITASTHQGGERLTVERRFRRGVLTCVIGSSVIEQGGNYQGATDLHHLDYPHHHMAFVQRIGRGRRQGTWVKEIRNHVYFARGSFDVIRFQNMMGKKGWAQQVFDPTLTSCENTDVGFDGEELAVMLSRNPDATRHAIRAKREARQAESHAASLLADLTVIREYLEALSLLEKRDRTARSREHGPSTQDVAGINRLVTALRGLHGQVQALRAVANPMAALTRLQQPILWVEGLPIHAGLTFEHQGNPVTVRDLRGADTGIRVTDVGGNVDVIAHVDLARARHVQPTRVEGAYGAEGLTRLRAELQERILSAEVAPQTPAQPAVPIELAPVPEIQPVPAVAAADPVGETMPTPRPAPAVRTVQRPPLRLRYGLTVTEQLPTRPAQVYAIQGDTLTPGAVDGCPLVIVEYRAERDVRMVTLVLPDHTRAEQTRTLLRQHDPRVRARMDQLLLAAI
- a CDS encoding VWA domain-containing protein → MTQQKWWQTPRIQKWAWDAWRYYSWRPTYRLTLTPSEPSAYVDMVNHVVVCNPEYPYPPLHLARHVRGLPADLHEFQQTYLESLIAHEAGHTHHSGLLPAGLHGQLVNMLEDERMERLTAVDFPHLTALFQLAADVDAAHAIEQGGLGGDVLRGCLLHRFTCHHPIWSFTPDQADAGLWPEVKAIVEEAWVAPTYDAVVDAARRILQILNLPEQAPEREEFRFFLDGGGQALLPQTPGPSLQGSAAGDGPGQLHGAEPRPIKPEVDPQVTPRAEHLQAQVQGEARRLAAALCPPALPDRTQPSRDRGRYRYDRHETGSERPFDLKVGVKRPGPAHLRLAIDVSSSMNYQDRLAHARRMAFILTLAAQQSGTPILATAFADDAQPLIQTGTLPTAALNAVADLQAYGNTRLAPTLQGLWSPVLPGRSITVILSDGALMERDYTQCAQLRARHDGLVVPILLDVQPDVAAAYERAFGPCVLMSDPAQLTTHVLTFLRTLLR
- a CDS encoding ParB/RepB/Spo0J family partition protein, with translation MSGRRGRPGGLSLHDQQIRAQASNDELNQVVKAAYASGVHEISLSEIDITGDWNPRGSLGNDPYGEADLAGLMAAIQEYGQLQPVLLRPHPDRTGPYRYQLVAGWRRYHSRRLLGDTVVLASVYSFRDDQLDALSTLENTQREELDQFEVVRGVFRTLAAQLNVEMDALPGLMSRVLKTGEDPHDLQDKLKVLTSASLSTFNTKYARVLRLRPAEIRAVYGRTVAPTVALELVRLGERPERSTLLQQAVDGAWSTRTAKDRVNEVLKGAQERPEVYDAALRVTRHLKPARLNALTTAQQAHVHDLLRQLEEAFAPS
- a CDS encoding ParA family protein, with the protein product MVLTSQLRQQLPAVLSAVQRGQEFTLRHYATDVARIVPLTTVPKETPMRPTMTVLATYNQAGGSGKTSLTRDLGYALATRGHRVLLIDADPQASLTRWLGLFQTPEDGSVPTALSVQATIRQVLDETADTLPQPIPAFDMDVIPSNRHLKGAELYLSGQLPEEQGRLRRAIQALSHRYDYVLIDTPPADNALVLACIAASDLMIMPVTGSKGLDNIDNVSRVIRQARAINPGLNFGLFVVTGYNKNLLHDAEVYDALTQVYADLGPTAPPIAFRPGIYKDAPNAMQPVAVYRPKSPAVQEINAVTDAVVHAAARQAQLVAP